Proteins from a single region of Oryza brachyantha chromosome 6, ObraRS2, whole genome shotgun sequence:
- the LOC102711075 gene encoding uncharacterized protein LOC102711075 has translation MTRKAAAKSPSGGGRETRSSSARHAPSPILRRSTRETRANKSRLSSPPKPSHPNKSSPCAKKLKASATATTTRENPAKRKSTTDVHQSPPEMNADTTKAESASTRPHKKRKRLNAKSYLALFSSPDEKVKSPSPVLATPPRVDDQNVSKVHVEDNGAALSHEEVDAQEQDNQACLSEVANKVDEHASTSEPHMPIDMRPQSSPAMEAREQNVGCSNPSFVTELSNRPCPTSHQEEAKKAIEDGDSSETRGASTSTSSQALGIQPDETDCKYMCAACKRSETVGILKSCDGEGCKSWYHDSCLNPLLQYVSLGIWLCTRCTKKRIQFGLDAVSEGIESLWDVKEGAQNSKQYFVKYKKLAHVHNRWVPESSIIHCTPGGHDLITKFSKRILKEKTIRWKQEWAEPHRLLKKRSLMPQKEADEFFNCLGDKYAYCNVEWLVKWKDLGYEHATWELETSSFLCTPEAKDLKRNYENRHADARRGSDPAKIKKVKQSPFQKLQRLPDGLPPGLDKDHLSSLNRLRAFWHNSDGAIFLDDQERVIKTILFAMSILPDVCQPLLIISTSSSLSLWEAKFNRLAPSINVVVYNGEKDVRKQIQNLEFYENGSVMFQVLLSHPDAILEDIQTMECIVWEAVMVDDCQSSRVSKCLEHLKRLSTNFRMVLLSSPLKESIPEYVNLLTFLNPEGNDILCSSNGDSTDTGGVLAMLKEKFTRHVAFERKADSSKFLEYWVPVRLSRVQLELYCYTLLSNSPALRSHSRTDSVGVLRDILVSLRKCCDHPYLVDQSLQNSLTKGHPLTDILDIGVCASGKLLLLDKMLQEIKNQGLRVIIVSQSGGGAGNPMCDILDDFVRQKFGFESYERVERGLLVPKKQTALNMFNDRTKGRFIFLIDSRACVPSIKLSFVDVIIIYCSDWNPTNDMRVLQRISIESQSECVPVFRLYTSCTVEEKTLILAKHDHILDSNIQNIMPIVSHSLLSWGASFLFNRLEEFQKHDSSSKDCEADDLFMNNIFLEFVAKLSTKVEASSKMDNAAISRAHQCGSIYSREIAVISERDGISAVDGDLPKFWTFWLNLLDGRSPNWQYISEPVQRNRRKIQNMEDQTRVPAEETDETIMRRRKIGDIMDSSPEVILAEDKDAVLPENNTSSSSHQTSVDDTWQELGAESLQGTQKGLHTQLKPELSKLYELLELPETVKCLCEELLDYILKNHQVSQEPQGILHAFNIALCWRAASLLKHKINRRESLSLAVKNLNYECDEVLAEFVYEKLRILKKKFSRRASETNKQSQFTPVNNTSPYHQQTSPISRSDGSFPKQVTTTDGNLENASHQEAPHDILTEEMVLGQKEQISVPETHKEQHCSRDELNRVTEKRINLIHMVFSSREKNICDKQANEALILDMHKQKEVAKLRETCNLVMEYLRKSHADSGDRDSAVKPVIEWFTMLLYAFLDHMRCQRNKLKMQQSTAWTKELQLKEKFLQEAKSGHLDRTFDQQIPLPDLHFTLEEFSHFKEIVGDHPVGAATSENCQKSLALAMEITLVRSVIPSEVVNSAGGINEAVEVPVQTERRPTSEVGLSQNRLDNNSSDGIDSQGGSSITVQHPLSSNPDNSNNWESPVDGHRSEQNVAVEVNTNDSDPTLADTHQLEPPTVAALPSQNALPMAREVQIQTTHGIQSSQQNIVPGQSPQDGQESSPAVISAQPLQPEMRPSSPVSNILLDRTHPDQRQQTHQPEAAPSLADPAQFFPVASLMYNHPPVGNEPLKNELHRLQLHIDALNKIYELKKSQLQTECSQEIEKIKQKYDLLIKEQDSIHHHHRKTLNDLYGKVLLNQSLADDFRVKFISTSAAQARAVSPPIRQATRQTAGASQQVPPRPLVVGSVAPPVTSSSAGRSSLLRHYAQPSAANSSSPPSQVARPSPGIVGTTVRAASTPFSHKATARGNYGVRSEVARAPAPHLQFRLPRAHSTAPANQQLPTRLGSTSPRTRPAPLATPVNARQLSSQAVLPVHHSSSSSSSHPVLSSVSSARPALAVNSSPSPVLSAAGVLLPASTHPLESAASSQQSTATNPNAGVPSGLPVVGAGLSTSVSGMHQQMNSDSVSLDAWLTSNLGLNMGDANRMDDGGVVDVVCLSDDEPEQ, from the exons ATGACAAGGAAGGCCGCCGCCAAGAGccccagcggcggcggcagggagaCTAGAAGCTCCTCTGCTCGTCATGCACCCTCACCCATCCTCAGGAGGTCCACCCGAGAAACAAGAGCCAACAAATCCAGGCTTTCTTCTCCGCCTAAGCCTTCGCACCCTAATAAATCCTCTCCTTGTGCAAAGAAGCTCAaagcctccgccaccgccactaCCACAAGAGAGAATCCTGCTAAACGGAAATCAACAACGGATGTACACCAATCACCACCTGAGATGAATGCAGATACCACCAAGGCTGAGTCTGCTTCCACCAGGCCACACAAGAAGCGCAAAAGGTTAAACGCAAAGAGCTATTTAGCACTCTTCTCATCGCCGGATGAAAAGGTCAAATCCCCTTCCCCCG TTCTTGCTACTCCTCCTAGAGTGGATGACCAAAATGTTTCCAAGGTGCATGTGGAAGACAATGGCGCTGCTCTGAGCCATGAAGAAGTTGATGCACAAGAGCAAGATAATCAGGCATGCTTAAGTGAGGTTGCCAATAAAGTTGATGAACATGCTTCCACTTCAGAG CCACATATGCCTATTGATATGCGTCCGCAAAGCAGCCCTGCCATGGAAGCCAGAGAGCAAAATGTGGGATGTTCAAA CCCAAGTTTTGTGACAGAGTTGTCAAATAGGCCTTGCCCCACAAGTCATCAAGAAGAG GCCAAGAAGGCAATTGAAGATGGTGATTCCAGTGAGACCCGAGGGGCTTCTACTTCCACTTCAAGTCAGGCTTTGGGAATCCAGCCTGATGAAACAGATTGCAAGTACATGTGTGCTGCTTGCAAACGTAGTGAAACCGTAGGAATTCTTAA GTCTTGCGATGGAGAAGGTTGCAAAAGTTGGTACCATGATTCTTGTCTGAATCCTCTCTTGCAATATGTTTCGCTGGGTATCTGGTTGTGCACCAGATGTACTAAAAAGAGGATCCAGTTTGGTTTGGATGCAGTCAGTGAGGGCATTGAATCATTGTGGGATGTCAAGGAGG GAGCGCAGAACAGCAAGCAGTATTTTGTGAAGTACAAAAAATTGGCTCATGTACATAATCGGTGGGTTCCAGAAAGCAGTATAATTCATTGCACCCCAGGAGGTCATGATCTCATCACCAAGTTTTCTAAGAGGattctaaaagaaaag ACAATAAGGTGGAAGCAGGAATGGGCTGAGCCTCACCGCCTATTGAAAAAAAGATCACTTATGCCTCAAAAAGAAGccgatgaattttttaattgtcttGGTGATAAATATGCTTATTGTAATGTTGAATGGTTAGTCAAATGGAAAGATCTGGGCTATGAGCATGCAACATGGGAACTTGAAACTTCATCATTTTTATGTACCCCTGAGGCTAAGGATCTGAAAAGGAACTATGAGAACCGCCACGCAGATGCAAGAAGAGGTTCTGAtcctgcaaaaataaaaaag GTTAAGCAAAGTCCGTTTCAGAAACTTCAGAGGCTGCCAGATGGGTTACCCCCTGGATTAGACAAAGATCATTTGAGTTCGCTTAACCGGCTTCGTGCATTCTGGCACAATTCTGATGGCGCTATTTTTCTTGATGATCAG GAACGGGTGATCAAGACCATTCTTTTTGCAATGTCCATATTGCCTGATGTCTGCCAACCACTTCTCATTATCTCaacttcttcttctctctcgtTGTGGGAAGCTAAGTTCAATCGCTTGGCACCATCCATCAATGTTGTTGTGTATAATGGAGAGAAAGATGTACGGAAACAGATTCAAAATTTGGAGTTTTATGAGAATGGTTCGGTGATGTTTCAAGTCCTCTTATCTCACCCTGATGCGATCCTAGAG GATATTCAAACCATGGAGTGCATTGTTTGGGAGGCAGTCATGGTTGACGATTGTCAAAGCTCAAGAGTTTCCAAATGTCTTGAACATCTTAAGCGTCTCTCTACAAATTTTAGGATGGTTCTTTTGAGTTCGCCACTAAAG GAAAGTATTCCTGAGTATGTCAACCTGCTAACTTTCCTCAACCCTGAAGGAAATGACATTTTGTGTAGTTCAAATGGAGACTCTACTGATACAGGTGGTGTCCTAGCAATGCTGAAAGAAAAATTCACTCGTCATGTTGCATTTGAGCGGAAAGCAGattcttcaaaatttttggagTATTGGGTTCCTGTTCGCCTTTCACGAGTGCAGCTAGAATTGTACTGTTATACCTTACTTTCAAACTCCCCAGCACTCCGATCACATTCAAGAACTGATAGTGTTGGTGTTCTTCGTGACATTCTTGTATCCCTACGGAAG TGCTGTGACCACCCATATCTTGTTGATCAATCACTGCAAAACTCACTTACTAAGGGCCATCCTCTGACTGATATTCTAGACATTGGAGTGTGTGCAAGTGGCAAGCTACTCCTGCTTGATAAAATGCTCCAAGAGATCAAGAACCAAGGACTGAGAGTCATCATTGTTTCCCAG TCTGGTGGCGGAGCTGGCAACCCTATGTGTGACATTTTGGATGATTTTGTCCGCCAGAAATTTGGTTTTGAGTCATACGAGCGTGTAGAACGTGGATTGCTAGTGCCAAAGAAACAAACAGCACTGAATATGTTCAATGACAGAACTAAGGGCCgatttattttcttgattGATAGTCGTGCTTGTGTTCCAAGCATTAAATTATCATTTGTTGATGTCATCATCATATATTGTAGTGATTGGAATCCAACGAATGACATGAGAGTTCTTCAGAGGATCAGTATAGAGTCACAATCTGAATGTGTGCCTGTTTTTCGCCTGTATACCTCTTGCACGGTGGAGGAAAAGACTCTTATACTCGCAAAGCATGATCATATTCTTGATAGCAACATCCAGAATATAATGCCCATCGTGAGCCATTCCCTACTTAGTTGGGGTGCATCGTTTCTCTTCAATAGACTTGAGGAGTTCCAAAAGCATGACTCCTCCAGTAAAGATTGTGAGGCTGACGATCTcttcatgaataatatttttttggagtttGTAGCAAAATTGTCCACCAAGGTTGAAGCCAGCTCAAAAATGGACAATGCAGCCATTTCCCGAGCTCATCAGTGTGGATCAATTTATTCAAGGGAAATTGCTGTTATAAGTGAGAGGGACGGAATCTCTGCAGTTGATGGCGATTTGCCAAAGTTCTGGACCTTCTGGTTAAATTTATTAGATGGGAGGTCTCCTAATTGGCAATATATATCTGAACCAGTGCAAAGAAACCGTAGGAAGATACAAAATATGGAAGACCAAACGAGAGTACCTGCAGAAGAAACTGATGAAACAATAATGAGACGAAGAAAAATCGGAGACATCATGGACTCATCTCCGGAGGTCATACTGGCTGAAGACAAGGATGCTGTGTTGCCTGAAAACAACACATCATCCAGTTCTCATCAAACATCAGTTGATGACACATGGCAGGAGCTAG GGGCAGAAAGCCTTCAGGGCACACAGAAGGGTCTTCACACCCAACTCAAGCCAGAGCTGTCAAAGTTATACGAACTGTTGGAATTGCCG GAGACTGTCAAATGCTTGTGTGAGGAATTACTCgattatattttgaagaaTCATCAAGTCAGTCAGGAGCCACAAGGCATATTGCATGCATTCAACATTGCCCTg TGTTGGCGTGCTGCTTCTCTCTTAAAGCATAAGATCAATCGTAGAGAGTCACTTTCCCTTGCTGTGAAAAACCTGAACTATGAGTGCGATGAAGTGCTCGCTGAGTTTGTTTATGAAAAGCTAAGGATCCTAAAGAAAAAGTTTTCACGCAGAGCAAGCGAAACAAACAAGCAGAGCCAATTTACTCCAGTAAACAACACATCACCTTACCACCAACAGACCTCACCTATATCGAGAAGTGACGGATCATTTCCTAAGCAGGTAACAACCACTGATGGTAATTTGGAAAATGCTTCACATCAAGAGGCTCCACATGATATTTTGACTGAGGAGATGGTATTGGGACAGAAGGAACAGATATCTGTTCCAGAAACACATAAAGAACAACATTGTTCAAGGGATGAACTTAACAGAGTCACAGagaaaagaattaatttaattcacATGGTTTTCTCCTCAAGAGAAAAGAATATTTGTGATAAACAAGCAAATGAGGCCTTAATATTAGACATGCACAAGCAAAAGGAAGTGGCGAAACTGCGAGAAACATGCAATTTAGTTATGGAATATCTTCGTAAAAGTCATGCTGATTCAGGGGACAGGGATAGTGCAGTGAAGCCAGTAATTGAATGGTTTACTATGCTTCTATATGCTTTTTTGGATCACATGAGATGCCAACGTAACAAGCTGAAGATGCAGCAATCAACTGCATGGACCAAGGAGTTACAATTGAAGGAAAAGTTCCTCCAGGAAGCAAAATCTGGCCATTTAGATCGTACCTTTGATCAACAAATTCCTTTACCAGATTTACACTTCACTTTGGAGGAATTCAGTCACTTCAAGGAAATAGTTGGTGATCACCCAGTTGGTGCAGCTACTTCAGAAAATTGTCAGAAGTCTTTGGCATTGGCCATGGAAATTACATTGGTTCGGAGTGTCATTCCATCTGAAGTCGTGAATTCAGCAGGAGGGATAAACGAGGCTGTTGAAGTTCCTGTCCAAACGGAAAGAAGACCGACATCAGAAGTTGGGTTGTCACAGAACAGACTAGACAATAATAGCTCTGATGGCATTGACTCACAAGGAGGGTCATCTATCACTGTTCAACATCCATTAAGTTCTAATCCTGACAATTCAAATAATTGG GAATCTCCAGTTGATGGCCATAGAAGTGAACAGAATGTTGCAGTGGAAGTTAATACCAATGATAGTGACCCTACTCTCGCCGATACACATCAGTTAGAGCCACCAACTGTGGCTGCTCTTCCCAGCCAGAATGCCTTGCCAATGGCTAGGGAGGTCCAAATTCAGACAACCCATGGAATTCAGTCTTCCCAGCAGAATATAGTGCCAGGACAATCTCCACAAGATGGACAAGAAAGTTCACCTGCTGTAATATCAGCTCAGCCTTTGCAACCTGAAATGCGGCCATCAAGTCCAGTATCTAATATTCTGCTTGACAGAACACACCCTGATCAGCGTCAACAAACACATCAGCCAGAGGCTGCACCTAGTTTGGCGGATCCAGCACAATTCTTTCCTGTGGCATCACTGATGTATAATCACCCACCAGTTGGCAATGAACCACTGAAAAATGAGCTGCACAGATTACAATTGCACATAGATGCACTTAATAAAATCTACGAACTGAAG AAATCACAACTTCAAACTGAGTGCAGCCAAGAAATCGAgaagataaaacaaaagtaTGACTTGTTAATTAAAGAACAAGATTCCATTCACCATCATCACAGGAAGACACTTAATGATTTATACGGGAAAGTCCTCCTAAACCAATCACTAGCTGATGATTTTCGGGTCAAATTCATATCAACATCTGCAGCTCAAG CCAGAGCTGTTTCTCCTCCAATTCGCCAGGCAACTCGCCAGACAGCTGGGGCATCTCAGCAAGTACCACCTAGGCCTTTAGTGGTTGGATCGGTTGCACCGCCTGTCACTTCATCATCAGCTGGTCGATCATCACTGCTGAGACATTACGCTCAACCATCGGCAGCAAATTCATCATCGCCGCCTTCACAAGTTGCCCGCCCTTCCCCAGGAATAGTGGGCACCACTGTGAGAGCAGCATCAACTCCATTTAGTCACAAAGCTACAGCACGCGGAAACTATGGAGTTCGGAGTGAAGTAGCACGGGCGCCAGCTCCTCATCTCCAGTTCAGGCTGCCCCGAGCACATTCCACGGCACCTGCAAATCAGCAGCTCCCAACTAGGCTGGGGAGCACATCTCCAAGGACACGGCCGGCTCCATTGGCCACTCCAGTAAACGCAAGACAGTTGAGTTCGCAAGCAGTTTTGCCAGTGCATCATAGTTCGTCATCCTCAAGCTCACACCCTGTGCTGTCATCGGTGTCGAGCGCACGTCCAGCCTTGGCAGTAAATTCAAGTCCAAGCCCAGTTTTGAGTGCAGCCGGTGTGCTGTTGCCGGCAAGTACGCACCCACTTGAGTCGGCAGCATCTTCGCAGCAATCAACAGCTACTAATCCGAATGCAGGGGTGCCGTCAGGTTTGCCTGTCGTGGGCGCAGGTTTGAGTACGTCCGTGTCGGGGATGCATCAGCAGATGAATTCAGACTCAGTGTCGCTGGATGCATGGCTTACATCCAATCTTGGGCTGAACATGGGTGACGCCAATCGCATGGATGATGGCGGCGTAGTAGATGTGGTGTGCTTGTCCGACGACGAACCGGAGCAGTAG
- the LOC102711356 gene encoding zinc finger protein CONSTANS-LIKE 12-like: MEMGMEMAMSCQLCGARRAVVFCGAHAARLCLHCDAALHQQGDHHHHPRAPLCDSCNAAAAHLRCSLPGPGPDGGRVTLCRTCAPPQCSAVGVNVYTGCPSPVDMARLLSADLLDDGQPELEHQYFVGSGLALEDDHNFHSNNLGRGGGGGGQPRARSSSCLQQQQQLDTQEQEQEQNKLRKREERNRAKLRYIDKRNKRKFCKQIMYACRKAGADTRKRVKGRFAKASSSSSPCHDIIPN; this comes from the exons ATGGAGATGGGAATGGAAATGGCGATGAGCTGCCAGCTGTGCGGCGCCCGGCGCGCCGTCGTCTTCTGCGGCGCCCACGCCGCTCGCCTCTGCCTGCACTGCGACGCCGCCCTGCACCAACAAGgcgatcaccaccaccacccgcgAGCCCCACTCTGCGACTCGtgcaacgccgccgccgctcacctcCGCTGCTCACTCCCGGGCCCAGGCCCAGATGGAGGCCGTGTGACACTCTGCCGGACGTGCGCGCCGCCGCAATGCTCCGCCGTCGGCGTCAACGTCTACACCGGCTGCCCCTCCCCGGTGGACATGGCGCGCCTCCTCTCCGCCGACTTGTTGGATGATGGCCAGCCGGAGCTGGAG CACCAGTACTTCGTCGGCAGCGGATTGGCATTGGAGGATGATCATAATTTCCATTCCAACAACctaggaagaggaggaggaggaggaggacaacCTAGGGCTAGGAGTAGTAGTTGtttgcaacagcagcagcagctcgacACACAAGAGCAAGAGCAAGAGCAAAATAAGCTGAGGAAGCGGGAGGAGAGGAACCGAGCTAAGCTTAGGTACATTGACAAGAGGAATAAGAGGAA GTTCTGCAAGCAGATCATGTATGCCTGCCGCAAGGCCGGAGCCGACACAAGGAAGCGCGTCAAAGGCCGATTTGCAAAGGCCTCATCATCTTCCTCTCCTTGTCATGATATCATACCTAATTAA
- the LOC107303364 gene encoding uncharacterized acetyltransferase At3g50280-like, whose protein sequence is MPSQAVRVVSTRTVKPPPPAASRERIPLTTWDVSMLSVDYIQKGLLFPSPPSPTAHLLDHLAAALAHTLHAYYPVAGRFVTDTHPHGCSVSIDCGGQGVQIVHAVADALSIADLIPPNADVPPLLHSFFPLQDAVNYDGHHLPLFVVQLTDLTDGVFVGFAYNHALSDGTAFWDFINAWAEIVRAAPAGPLTSRPPLLKRWSPQGDGAPVVLPYADLSEVIERLKPPPLRERMLHFSSESLVALKERARQELLAAGDTAGAAALTRFQALSSLMWRCITRARRLPPEQETVCRLAINNRGRLQPALPKEYFGNTIYAIGTEAVRASELLERGHGWAAAAVGRAVAAHTDANIRARVEAWMAKPMIYTLRFFDSSSVMMGSSPRFDMYGCDLGWGKAVAARSGRANKCDGKTSLYPGREGGGSMDAEVVLSPENMAALEQDHEFWAAVTPDS, encoded by the coding sequence ATGCCGTCGCAGGCGGTGCGCGTGGTGTCGACGCGCACGgtgaagccgccgccgccggcagcatcGCGGGAGCGCATCCCTCTCACCACCTGGGACGTCTCCATGCTCTCCGTCGACTACATCCAGAAAggcctcctcttcccctcgccgccctcccccACCGCCCACCTCCTcgaccacctcgccgccgccctcgcccacACGCTCCACGCCTACTaccccgtcgccggccgcttcGTCACCGACACCCACCCTCACGGCTGCTCCGTCTCCATCGACTGCGGCGGCCAGGGAGTCCAGATcgtccacgccgtcgccgacgccctcTCCATCGCCGACCTCATCCCTCCCAACGCCGACGTCCCGCCCCTCCTCCACTCTTTCTTCCCGCTCCAAGACGCCGTCAACTACGACGGCCACCATCTCCCCCTCTTCGTCGTCCAGCTCACCGACCTCACCGACGGCGTCTTTGTCGGCTTCGCCTACAACCACGCGCTCTCCGACGGCACGGCATTCTGGGACTTCATCAATGCATGGGCCGAGATTgtgcgcgccgcgccggcggggcCTTTGACGTCGCGACCACCCTTGCTCAAGCGGTGGTCGCCCCAAGGGGACGGCGCGCCGGTTGTGCTGCCGTACGCCGACCTGTCCGAGGTCATCGAGAGGctgaagccgccgccgctgcgcgaGCGGATGCTTCACTTCTCATCGGAGTCGCTGGTGGCGCTCAAGGAGAGGGCTCGCCAAGAGCTCCTGGCCGCCGGGGACACGGCGGGCGCGGCCGCCCTGACTCGGTTCCAGGCGCTGAGCTCGCTGATGTGGAGGTGCATCACCCGAGCCCGGCGGCTGCCGCCCGAGCAAGAGACGGTGTGCCGCCTGGCCATCAACAACCGCGGGCGGCTCCAGCCGGCGCTGCCCAAGGAGTACTTCGGCAACACCATCTACGCCATCGGCACGGAGGCGGTGCGCGCGTCGGAGCTGCTGGAGCGCGGGCacgggtgggcggcggcggcggtggggcgcGCAGTGGCGGCGCACACGGACGCGAACATCCGGGCGCGCGTGGAGGCGTGGATGGCGAAGCCGATGATATACACGCTGAGGTTCTTCGACTCGTCGAGCGTGATGATGGGGAGCTCGCCGCGGTTCGACATGTACGGGTGCGACCTGGGGTGGGggaaggcggtggcggcgcggagtgGCAGGGCGAACAAGTGCGACGGGAAGACGTCGCTGTACCCCGGGCGCGAGGGGGGAGGAAGCATGGACGCCGAGGTGGTGCTGTCGCCGGAGAACATGGCGGCGCTGGAGCAGGACCACGAGTTCTGGGCTGCCGTCACGCCCGACAGCTAG